A genomic region of Salvelinus namaycush isolate Seneca chromosome 7, SaNama_1.0, whole genome shotgun sequence contains the following coding sequences:
- the LOC120051334 gene encoding small ubiquitin-related modifier 3, with the protein MSEEKPKEGVKTENDHINLKVAGQDGSVVQFKIKRHTPLSKLMKAYCERQGLSIRQIRFRFDGQPINETDTPSQLEMEDEDTIDVFQQQTGGLC; encoded by the exons ATGTCGGAGGAGAAACCAAAG gaGGGCGTGAAGACTGAGAACGACCACATTAACTTAAAGGTAGCCGGTCAGGACGGCTCTGTGGTTCAGTTCAAAATCAAGAGACACACTCCGCTCAGCAAACTGATGAAGGCCTACTGCGAACGTCAG GGGCTCTCGATAAGGCAGATCAGGTTCAGGTTTGACGGACAGCCAATCAACGAGACAGACACACCTTCACAG CTGGAGATGGAGGATGAAGACACCATAGATGTTTTCCAACAGCAGACAGGTGGTCTCTGCTAA
- the tspeara gene encoding thrombospondin-type laminin G domain and EAR repeat-containing protein yields HLIQSGGVRGVRLSHPHPSLDFPSSQHLVNCHLFPREFSIVTTLKVSLVAPKKNEYIFSVVEEKEEEDARIGKRKGETQGGTDGDWYSEKDGVRGGRDDESDEERDGETDGGGERLMDGEKRKGSRDGENSNSQGRLLIGLRFSRDGLHFLFRGRSGGVMARWVFRGIQLADDRWHTLVLAFSGHYATLTVDCNTHLELRVHSKSLPSDLSVQGSRFHIGSRGRRNGLFSGLIRQLVLVPGSDATPRVCPSSNPGLAELSVPAVLLDQPQKETRSDLTLPSYESEVRVSVGLEKSCSSSVRGQLWFNPVRKALYLCDGTLWVPMLQESQRLDYVLEQQVLSTSSETYDIEVFSVQGLGLMAAMAHRSPSLGSAVYLWRDGGFHLYQKISTHGALSWRHFTMGKKIFLVVSNSRESTGNEETVEKDELSVIYRWNKKTQRFVYYQALQTHCARDWEAFRIQGHTYLAVANHRQGNTNHTIDSMVYKWDRGTQLFEPHQALRTSGAYDWEAFTVGPYHFLAVANAFDGQTTHVDSVIYVWVDGSFRLFQTIKTFCATDWEMFQIGSRVFLVVANGHQLHGNGPGRYAINSTIYELDMSSQLFLRFQDIVTYSAVDWEFFTVGEESYLVVANSFDGESHSLNSIIYRWQGYEGFVPIHRLPTIGCSDWEFFTSGEESYLIYSSATAPLSKVFRLKTH; encoded by the exons CATCTGATCCAGTCTGGGGGTGTGAGGGGTGTCCGTCTGTCCCATCCTCACCCTTCCTTGGACTTCCCGTCCTCCCAGCACCTCGTCAACTGTCACCTCTTCCCCAGAGAGTTCTCCATCGTCACCACCCTGAAGGTCAGCCTCGTCGCCCCTAAG AAAAACGAGTACATATTTTCTGTGGTGGAGGAAAAGGAAGAAGAGGACGCAAGGATTGGAAAGAGGAAGGGGGAGACACAGGGAGGAACTGATGGAGATTGGTACAGCGAGAAGGATGGAGTACgaggagggagggatgatgaGAGTGATGAAGAgcgggatggagagacagatggagggggagaaagaCTAATGGacggagagaagaggaagggaagtagagatggagagaacagCAACAGTCAGGGACGGCTTCTGATTGGCCTGCGGTTCTCCAGAGACGGACTCCACTTCCTGTTCAGAGGTCGCAGCGGGGGGGTCATGGCGCGCTGGGTTTTCCGAGGCATCCAATTGGCTGATGATCGCTGGCACACGTTGGTTTTAGCATTTAGCGGACACTACGCTACTCTCACTGTGGACTGCAACACACACCTGGAACT CAGGGTTCACTCCAAGTCGTTGCCCTCTGACCTCAGTGTTCAGGGTTCCAGATTCCACATCGGCAGCCGAGGGAGACGGAATGGCCTGTTCTCA gGTCTGATCAGACAGCTGGTCCTGGTACCAGGCTCTGATGCCACCCCTCGTGTCTGCCCGTCTTCCAACCCCGGGCTGGCAGAGCTGTCTGTGCCCGCGGTACTGCTAGACCAACCACAAAAAGAGACTAGGAGTGACCTCACGCTGCCTTCATATg AGTCAGAGGTGCGGGTGTCTGTGGGGCTGGAGAAGTCCTGTTCCAGTTCAGTAAGAGGACAGCTGTGGTTCAACCCCGTCAGGAAAGCTCTCTACCTCTGTGACGGTACACTCTGGGTCCCCATGCTGCAAG AGTCCCAGAGACTAGACTATGTCTTGGAGCAGCAGGTCCTCTCCACCAGTTCAGAGACGTATGATATCGAG GTGTTCAGTGTACAAGGGCTGGGTTTGATGGCAGCAATGGCTCACCGCTCCCCCTCCCTGGGCTCTGCAGTCTACCTCTGGAGAGATGGAGGCTTTCACCTTTACCAGAAGATCAGCACACATGGAGCTCTCTCCTGGAGACACTTTACTATGGGGAAGAAG ATATTCCTGGTGGTGTCTAACTCCAGGGAGAGCACAGGGAATGAGGAGACAGTGGAGAAAGATGAACTGTCAGTGATCTACAGGTGGAATAAAAAGACACAGAGGTTTGTTTATTACCAGGCGCTCCAGACACACTGTGCACGGGACTGGGAGGCCTTCCGCATCCAAGGACACACCTACCTCGCCGTGGCCAACCACAGACAAG GTAATACCAACCACACCATAGACAGTATGGTCTACAAGTGGGACCGTGGTACGCAGCTGTTTGAACCACACCAGGCCCTGCGGACCTCTGGGGCTTACGACTGGGAGGCCTTCACGGTCGGACCCTACCACTTCCTGGCTGTGGCGAACGCGTTCGATGGACAGACCACTCACGTTGACTCGGTCATCTATGTCTGGGTGGATGGAAGTTTCCGCTTGTTTCAGACTATTaag acattcTGTGCCACAGATTGGGAGATGTTCCAGATCGGCAGCAGGGTCTTCCTGGTGGTTGCTAACGGACACCAACTCCATGGCAACGGCCCCGGTCGCTATGCCATCAACTCGACCATCTACGAGCTGGACATGAGCTCTCAGCTGTTCCTGCGTTTTCAGGACATAGTCACATACAG TGCTGTTGACTGGGAGTTCTtcacagtaggagaggagagttACCTGGTTGTTGCAAACTCCTTTGATGGAGAGTCTCACTCTCTGAACAGCATTATCTACAG GTGGCAGGGATACGAGGGGTTTGTTCCCATTCACCGGCTTCCCACCATCGGATGCAGCGACTGGGAATTCTTTACTTCCGGAGAGGAGTCCTATCTGATCTACTCCAGCGCCACAGCACCTCTCTCCAAAGTCTTCCGTCTGAAAACACACTGA